In Felis catus isolate Fca126 chromosome E1, F.catus_Fca126_mat1.0, whole genome shotgun sequence, the following proteins share a genomic window:
- the CDC42EP4 gene encoding cdc42 effector protein 4, which produces MPILKQLVSSSVHSKRRSRVDLTAEMISAPLGDFRHTMHVGRAGDAFGDTSFLNSKAGELDGESLEEQAASSSSKRGLLSRKFRGSKRSQSVTRGDREQRDMLGSLRDSALFVKNAMSLPQLNEKEAAEKGSGKLPKSLSSSPVKKASVGEGGQEEAGEGELAPRRNGATALHSPDPLLDEQAFGDLTELPVVPKASLGLKHAESVMSFHIDLGPSMLGDVLSIMDKEEWDPEEEGGGYRDGDPAGSTLRAPPALASAAPPRARQPEGASGRDPPQDEGWAAAPSPGSARSEGSHTTRDSSSLSSCTSGILEERSPASRGPDRARAALPRQQDKEFSFMDEEEEDEIRV; this is translated from the coding sequence ATGCCCATCCTCAAGCAGCTGGTGTCGAGCTCGGTGCACTCCAAGCGCCGCTCCCGCGTGGACCTCACGGCCGAGATGATCAGCGCCCCCTTGGGCGACTTCCGGCACACCATGCACGTGGGCCGGGCGGGGGACGCCTTCGGGGACACGTCCTTCCTCAACAGCAAGGCCGGCGAGCTGGACGGCGAGTCCCTGGAGGAGCAGGCCGCCTCCTCGTCCTCCAAACGCGGCCTCCTGTCCCGGAAGTTCCGGGGCAGCAAGCGGTCGCAGTCGGTGACCAGGGGGGACCGGGAGCAGAGGGACATGCTGGGCTCCCTGCGGGACTCGGCTCTGTTCGTCAAGAACGCCATGTCCCTGCCGCAGCTGAACGAGAAGGAGGCCGCCGAGAAGGGCTCCGGCAAGCTGCCCAAGAGCCTGTCGTCCAGCCCCGTGAAGAAGGCGAGCGTCGGGGAGGGCGGCCAGGAGGAGGCGGGCGAGGGGGAGCTGGCGCCCCGGCGGAACGGGGCCACCGCGCTCCACTCCCCCGACCCCCTCCTCGACGAGCAGGCCTTCGGGGACCTGACGGAGCTGCCCGTGGTGCCCAAGGCCAGCCTGGGGCTCAAGCACGCCGAGTCGGTCATGTCGTTCCACATTGACCTGGGCCCCTCCATGCTGGGCGACGTCCTCAGCATCATGGACAAGGAGGAGTGGGACCCCGAGGAGGAGGGCGGCGGTTACCGTGACGGGGACCCCGCAGGCAGCACCCTCCGGGCTCCCCCGGCCCTGGCATCGGCGGCCCCTCCGCGGGCCAGGCAGCCAGAAGGCGCGTCGGGCCGGGACCCGCCCCAGGACGAGGGCTGGGCGGCGGCCCCCAGCCCCGGCTCGGCCCGCAGCGAGGGCAGCCACACCACGCGGGACAGCAGCTCCCTGTCCAGCTGCACCTCGGGCATCCTGGAGGAGCGCAGCCCCGCCTCGCGGGGGCCCGACAGGGCCCGGGCCGCGCTGCCCCGGCAGCAGGACAAGGAGTTCTCCTTCatggacgaggaggaggaggatgagatCCGGGTGTGA